ctctgttgcccaggctgaagctcaatctttgctcactgcaacctctgcctcccgggctccagcaatccctccacctcagcctcctgagtagctgggactacaggtgcggaccaccatgctggctaacttttgtattttttgtagagatggggttttggcatgttttccaggctaggctggtcttgaacacatgacctcaggccatccacccacttcagcctcccaaagtgctgggattacaggcgtgagctggcCCCTAAACATTTATGACTGGAATGATGGGGTGTCTGGGAGGCAGGGGAATAGAAATGATGTAAAATGGACCCCAAGTTGGCAAGAGTCAGAGCTGGGCGATGGGTTTGTGGCGTTCCTCATGCCCCTCATTAGTTAGTATTCACTCTCCTTTAGTGCACGTGTGAGATTTTCCATGGTAAAACAGACAAATGCTCGCACTGAGCCTCCCAGGAGGAGCAGAGACAGATGGTGCAAGGGCCCCAGGGAAGACTTACCTTTCACTTAAGATAAATTTCCCATCTTTGAGGCTGGGCAGCTTCCTGAGGGGGTTGATGTCAATGTATTCTTTGCTGTGGTGGTGacctgggaggggcagggaaggtCTGAGGCTGTGGGACTCCAGGGGAGAGAGAACTGAGACTCCCAGAGACACAAATGCCTCCCTCTCTATTTTCTCAAGAAGAGAGGACTGAGGCCCGGAGGGACATGGCGGCTCACCCCAGGTCACAGGGCAAGGCAGTTGCAGAACCGGACTGGGATCAGAACTGCTGGCTCCCAGCCTGCTCCACCCTAGGTTTGGTGACTCCCGTGCCTCCTACCTGTGTCCCAGGACCAGGATGACCCTTTTGCCCAGAAGCCGGAGGCCTCCAGTGCCCACCGCCAAAGCTGGATCTGAAAACACAGCCTTTGAATCACCTTAAGCCCTGAGGGCCTGGGTCCCATCCGCAATCCCATcgctctcactctgtctccactTTAAGGAAGCCgggcccagcacacagctggacaTCCAAAGGGAAGCCTCTCGGACACAATCAGGGTCATCTGAACAGGGAACCTGAGGTGGGGGCAGGAACTGAAACTCTTCCTGGACCAGCTGCCTCCAGTTGGAAACATTTCTGGGGGCTCCACTCACAGCCCGTTCATTTCCACAGCTTTCCTGTCTCTTCCTCTGTGTTCTAGAGGCTTCTGCTTTTGCAGGCTGAGTTTTGGAGTCCCTCTGTGCTCGGGATGGAGTTGGAGCCCACCCCTCTGACCCTCACTCGGGAGCAGTGGAGCCCTGAGCCTTTCTGAACACTGGGGAGGATGGGTGTAGACGGACTGTCCACTTCTGCCCCCTTTGCCAACCTGGTGGGCAGGTGCTGAGTTCACAAGGTCCTAGAATCCCACAACGAAGCCAGGGTGCCTGGTGGGAGCCCAGGGAGTCCCAGCTGCTGTTCATTCCCCCTTCTCCTCAAAAAGCCTGTTCATCTGTGGCGTGGGGACTATCATTAGTGGGGAGTGGCTAAGGTAGGCTAGGCAGGGACGCAGCCTACAAGCCCCGTGGCATCTTTTCCTTCCCTGTGGACCTCTGGGGTGATTCCCTTGTCTCTGTCCCTGCTTCTCAGAAATGCCCCTATCAatctgagcgtggtggctcacgcctgtaatcccagcactctggaggctgaggcggggcagATCACTTttggtcaggggttcgagaccagcctggccaacatggtgaaactccatctcgactaaaaatacaaaaaatgagccgggcatggtggcgtttgcctataaacccagcaactcgggaggctgagctgggagaatcacttgaacccagtggagattgcagtgagccaagatagcaccactgcactccagcctgggtgacaaagtgaggctctaccaaaaagaaaaagaaaaaaaaaagccccaatcTGTGTGTCCTGCCTCCCCCCAGGACCAGGCCTGCCAGGCAGCAGTGGGAGCTGACCTTTCAGCAGATCCACAAACTGAAAGTTGAACTGGATGTCATGTTTCTTCGAGAAGATGTAGACGGCACGGCAGGGTGCTGACAGCAGGTCCATGTAGAGCTCCAGGGCCATGTTGAGACACATGCCAGGCCCCACAGCTGCAGCTGGCCAGCCACAGACCTGGGCCTATGTCTGGCCAGAGTCCCTGGCCCTGTGCCCTCTCCGATCTGGGCCCAGGATCCTGCATTCTGGAACCTCTTGTTTCCCTTTGTGTTGTCATAAGGCCAGGAAGCCTGCAATTCTCACAGCAGCAAGGATTCTAAGGAGGCCCAGGAGTAGGCTGGCAGAGGCCCGTGGCAAAGGTGTGGCAGCCGTGACCCTACTCTCCCCCTCTCACGTGTGTCTGTGTCCCGTGGCGCCACCTCACAGACACCCTGTCTGAGAAGGGATTATGCCTGGGAATTCCCAGGGCCGGACTTTGATTGCAGAACCTGACGAAAGGGGCTTTGCAGGGTCCAGAATGAGGAGGAGGCAATGAGAATTATCCCTGGAGGATTCTAGAAGTAGAGGCTTCTACTCAGGCTCAGGTGAATTGAGCCTGAACTATGACTAGAAAGGAATTgggagaaagagacacaggaacCTGGGAGCTTCGGGAGCAGTGGGGACACCATCACCAGGAAGTCAGGGGGCACTCGGCAATAAAAGTCGCAGATGCAATAAAACTTTTAACATATTGTTGTATAATGTacaataatgtaataaaaatacaccCCCTATATGTTATTGTTCCAACTCTAGCTCTATCTATTGCCCTCCTCATATGAATCCCTCTCCCCATACCCCACTCTCTAGTTAATCTTAACTAGGCCTCCTGTTTATATTAGCCACATCAAGCCTAGCTGTCTACTCTATCCTATGATCAGGATGAGCATCTAATTTGAAATATGCACTCATCGGTGCACTACGTACAGTGGCCCAAACAGTCTCATATGAAGTCACTCTAGCTATTATCCTCCTATCAGTCCTATTAATAAGTGGTTCATTTAATTTGTATATACTTATTGGAACAGAAGAATTTCTCTGGCTGCTCCTACCATCATCATGACCTCTGGCCATAATATGACTTATTTCTACACTAGCAGAAACCAGCCGAGCCTCTTTAGACCTAACAGAGGGGGAATCAGAATTAGTCTCGGGCTTTAACGTCGAATATGCTGCAGGCCCATTTGCCCTGTTCTTTATAGCAGACTATATAAATATCATTATAATAAATGCCCTGAAGGCCGCAAGAGGTTCGCGGGTGCAGTGCACAGAAGACCATATCTGGggacagcagctgcagcagacCCCAAGCTGGGCCATCCCTGCCACTTGCCAGGTGGTGCTTGGCGAAAGCAAGCAGCTCCCACCCGCCCGGGGAATACAGCGCGACCCCCGGCGGCATGCTCTTCAGCACCACCCCAGGAGGTACCAGGATCATCTACCACTGGAAATCCCTGATGGAGTGTTGAAACTTACCCATGACCAAAAACACTcccaagggatctgcccaccatTCCCGGGGTCACCAGCCCTGCCAGTGATGATCCCCCCAACGGAAGCCAGCCAGAGCCACCTGAGCAATAGTCCAGAAGATAAGCAGGGCGGGCAGTGAAGAAGCACAGTTTTGAGATGGACATTTAAAGCACCAGCCATCGCATGGAGCACTGCCAAGGGACCCCTCAGGCCCTTCCTGGAGGAGTCCCATCAGCCAGGCCTTATGAAAGTGATCATACTAGGCAGGCATTGGTGTGGGGCCAGTCACCCCAGCCCTCTCTCCCTCACTCACGGCACCTGCCCCCTCCTCTTTGTGAACACCAGCAGGTACCTCCTTGTGCCTCCGCTGATGCAGGAGCAGCTGCCCCAAGGGGAGTAACCCCTGCCAGCACACCCTGCAGCTGAGGGCCAGGAAGTGGACAAGAATGAACCCTTTCTTCCAAATGATCAGCTCTTCCAGCCCCTGCTGGGGGCCCCATGACCCCTTCCTTAGGTTGACGTGCCTGGGAAAGCtcacctcccctccttccctaagagaggaaataaaagcCACCTTTGCCCTagggcaaaaaataaataaataataaatcccGTAATCACTATTGTCTTCCTAGGAGCACTGCATAACATATATATACCAGAACTCTATACCACAAATTTCGTCACCCAAACTCTCATTTTAACAAGTCTTTTTTTATGAATTCGAACATCATATTCCTGATTCCATTATGATCAGCTCATATATCTCCTTGAAAAAATTTTCTACCACTCACACTAGTACTTTCATATGACATATCTTCATGCCAGTCCTAACCTCCAGCATCCCACCCCAAACATAAGAAATATGTCTCACAAAAGAGTTACTTTGATAGAATAAATTACAGAGGTTTAAACCCTTTTGTTTCTAGAATTATAGGAATTGAACCTACCCATGAGAATCCAAAATTCTCCATGCTACATAATACACCACATCCTATCACACCCCATAGTAAGGACAGCTAAGTAAGCTATTGGGCCCATACCCTGAAAATGTTGGTTATACCCTTCCTATACTAATTAATCCTCCAGTGTATGCCATGCAGAGGAGCCCAGAAACTTCCTGGCCTGGGTTGGGGCTGCAGTGGCCAGACTGTGCACCTGGTGGCCCAGGAAGGTAACTAGAGCCCCAAGTAGAGGACTGAGTGCCACTCACTCTATGCTTTGTGATTTAATAGGTCTAGGCTCAGAAATGGGACTGATCCCACTTCCAGTGACAGAGTAAGCCTGGAGACAAGCGAAGAGCATGCAGTGTGTTTATTGCAGACAGCAGGGTGCAGTGCAGTGGGCTGTACCCACTCAGTGGAGCCACTCCTGCACCCACTGCACCTGCTTCTGGGCCAGCTGGGGGTCCTGCCGAGCCTCACTGTGGTTCAGAGGCTGGAGTATGAGCTTGTGGGCCTCCAGGAAGAGCTCAGTACCAAGGGCAGCCTTCACATGGGCCTGTCACACTGCCAGCCGGGGCCAGTCTTGGAAGAGGTCGCAGCCAACGGCAGTGGGCTGGGAAGACAGGGCAGCTGGGGTTGGGGCTCAGCCCCATGCCCAGAGTCCCCCCAGAGGGCAGGTGGGTAGGAAAGCTTCACCTGCATCACCTCCGTCAGCACCAAGTCTTCCAGGGAGATCTGCTCCATTGCCAGGAAGGGCCTGGCCACCAGCACCCCCCCCATCCAGGTGCTTCAGGGCTGGCATCAGCCTCCCCAACAGCCGCTCCAGCTGTGCAGCATCTGCAGGCTGTCCGGAGAAGTGGGGCAGGAGAGACTgggctgggaggagaggagcAACTTAACCCAGACTCTTGGAAGCCTCTTGGGCCTCCTCTCCATCCCTTCCCGGCTGCCATTCATTAGTGATGTCCTCTGGGGCTCTGTGTTCAGAAGGTTTCTAAGGATTCATTCAGGCTTAGGGGAAGGAGTACTGTGATAGATTAGTTATGTCTGCTGAGGACAGTGGAAGTGAAGCTAATATGTAATATGTACCAACTGGTGCCTTCCATCTCTGGGGGTCcaggcccctgccccagcctgcatGACAGGGCCTAGGAAGCTCACCTTGCACAGGTAGACATTGATGGCAGGCAGCTGGATGGTGACATGCTTCCACACCAAGTACTCATCCACGCAGGTGTGGGCTTGCAGCTCAGATGGGTACCAGTGTCCCCGTATCTGGTACTTTCGACTCAGGTATAAAACGATGACCACGCTGTGGGCAGGGGATGTCAGAGATCTTTTCTCCAGCCTGTCAGGGCCAGGTGGCTTCATTGCTCATACTCAGGGTGATTTGACCAGGTTTTCTCCCCACCTTCACCTTCAGGGGAGGACCTCCCCTATACTGCAACTCCCTCCAGGCAGTATCTCCCCACGACCAAACCACTCTGTTTCTCCATTTCCAACTCTGATCCTCCCTGGGCCCATGTTTCCACCTCCCCTCCCAGTTACCATACCATCCTGCCCTCTGTGCCCAGGCCCCACTCCCTGGCATCAGGGTCCCCACTCAGAGTGAGAGAGGCAGGCCTGCCATGTGGGCCCTGCCCAAAAGGTCTCCAAGTTCCCTTCCTAGTGCCCCAGAACACTAGGTGCCCATTTTCCATCCTCGGGTAAGCCCTGGGAGGTGGATACATTAttccccccattttacagaggagaaacctGGCACACAAAGTTCTGTGATTTGCCCAAGGGCACAGAGTGAGGGAGTGGGGAGCTGGGATGAAAGTGGAGCCTGCCCTGGGTCTGCCCAGCTCCTAGGACTCTGAAAGGATGAGCTGGGGACATTTGGGGAGGAGCCAGCCTCAAGCCTGGGCCTTGCCCGCTGGCTTCAGGTTGTCCAGGTTTATCTGGGTGACCTACGTCCTTTCCCCACCTGGGCAGCTCCAGCTGGCTTAGACTGTAGCCAGGTTCCAGCCTCCAGCTTTAGCCCAAAGGTGCCCCTGGGTCCAGCCTCTGCATCAGAGCTACACAGGCTGAAATGAGGAAGGGGCCTCAGTGATTTGGAAAGATCTCCAAGCCAAGGAAAGATCTCTCCTctcgcctctgcctccccctACAACTCTGAGCCCCAGAACCCAGGCAGATCCTGG
Above is a genomic segment from Pan troglodytes isolate AG18354 chromosome 23, NHGRI_mPanTro3-v2.0_pri, whole genome shotgun sequence containing:
- the LOC134809740 gene encoding glutathione S-transferase theta-1-like gives rise to the protein MKPPGPDRLEKRSLTSPAHSVVIVLYLSRKYQIRGHWYPSELQAHTCVDEYLVWKHVTIQLPAINVYLCKPSLSCPTSPDSLQMLHSWSGCWGG